A genomic region of Phragmites australis chromosome 2, lpPhrAust1.1, whole genome shotgun sequence contains the following coding sequences:
- the LOC133908963 gene encoding leucine-rich repeat protein 1-like: MAAAAKAAGALALALVLALAGANSEGDALSALRRSLEDPGGVLQSWDPTLVNPCTWFHVTCDRDNRVTRLDLGNLNLSGHLVPELEKLEHLQYLELYKNNIQGTIPSELGNLKNLISLDLYKNNISGTIPPTLGKLKSLVFLRLNGNRLTGPIPRELAVISSLKVVDVSSNDLCGTIPTSGPFEHIPLSNFEKNPRLEGPELQGLAVYDTNC, encoded by the exons ATGGCGGCGGCTGCGAAGGCGGCGGGAGCCCTGGCGCTGGCGCTCGTCCTCGCGCTGGCGGGGGCCAACTCCGAGGGCGACGCGCTCTCGGCGCTGCGCCGCAGCCTCGAGGACCCCGGCGGCGTGCTGCAGAGCTGGGACCCCACGCTTGTCAACCCCTGCACCTGGTTCCACGTTACCTGCGACCGCGACAACCGCGTCACCCGCCT AGATCTTGGTAATTTGAACTTATCTGGTCATCTGGTGCCTGAACTTGAGAAACTGGAGCATCTGCAATATCT GGAactttacaaaaataatattcaagGAACAATCCCGTCTGAGCTTGGTAACCTGAAGAATCTAATAAGCTTGGACTTGTACAAGAACAACATTTCAGGGACTATACCTCCCACCCTTGGAAAGTTGAAGTCCCTGGTATTCTT GCGGCTCAATGGCAATCGTTTGACTGGGCCGATTCCAAGGGAACTTGCTGTAATATCTAGTCTCAAAGTTGT TGATGTTTCAAGTAATGATCTGTGCGGAACAATTCCCACATCTGGACCATTTGAGCACATTCCTCTGAGCAA CTTTGAGAAGAATCCACGCTTGGAAGGTCCAGAACTACAAGGCCTGGCTGTATACGACACCAACTGCTAG
- the LOC133908966 gene encoding probable U3 small nucleolar RNA-associated protein 11 isoform X2, protein MSSLRNAIPRRAHKERAQPEARKKFGLLEKHKDYVVRAEAYHRKEETIRKLKEKAAFKNPDEFYFMMIKSKTVGGIHKPKPEANKYTEEELLLLKNKDMGYIHQSIQSGKKKIEKLSSVLHELDNKRPNKHVYFAEDREEAKEIQSRIEQSSKLPGLDNIPSRIKRKTASSYRELEERKQRLQKLEKLYADMALQKELKKPGRKRKLREDEMETPTSQPVYKWRAQRKQ, encoded by the exons atgtcGTCGCTGCGGAACGCGATCCCGCGGCGCGCTCACAAGGAGCGTGCCCAGCC GGAGGCGAGGAAGAAGTTTGGGCTTTTGGAGAAGCACAAGGACTATGTCGTTCGGGCGGAAGCTTACCACCGCAAGGAAGAAACAATCAGG AAATTGAAGGAGAAGGCAGCGTTCAAGAACCCAGATGAGTTCTACTTTATGATGATCAAAAGTAAAACTGTTGGTGGAATTCATAAGCCTAA GCCTGAAGCAAATAAGTATACCGAAGAGGAACTTCTGCTGTTGAAAAATAAAGATATGGGATACATCCATCAGAGTATTCAAAGTGGAAAAAAG AAAATTGAAAAGTTGAGTTCTGTGCTTCATGAGCTGGATAACAAGCGTCCAAACAAACATGTTTACTTTGCTGAAGATAG AGAAGAAGCTAAAGAAATACAATCCAGGATAGAACAAAGCAGCAAGTTACCTGGTTTAGACAACATCCCTTCCCGCATAAAGAG GAAGACAGCTTCTTCATACAGGGAGTTAGAAGAGAGGAAACAGAGGCTTCAAAAGCTTGAGAAACTGTATGCAGACATGGCATTGCAAAAGGAATTGAAG AAACCTGGACGCAAGAGGAAACTCCGTGAAGATGAGATGGAGACTCCAACATCACAGCCTGTTTATAAGTGGCGAGCACAAAGGAAGCA ATGA
- the LOC133908966 gene encoding probable U3 small nucleolar RNA-associated protein 11 isoform X1, with translation MSSLRNAIPRRAHKERAQPEARKKFGLLEKHKDYVVRAEAYHRKEETIRKLKEKAAFKNPDEFYFMMIKSKTVGGIHKPKPEANKYTEEELLLLKNKDMGYIHQSIQSGKKKIEKLSSVLHELDNKRPNKHVYFAEDREEAKEIQSRIEQSSKLPGLDNIPSRIKRKTASSYRELEERKQRLQKLEKLYADMALQKELKKPGRKRKLREDEMETPTSQPVYKWRAQRKQ, from the exons atgtcGTCGCTGCGGAACGCGATCCCGCGGCGCGCTCACAAGGAGCGTGCCCAGCC GGAGGCGAGGAAGAAGTTTGGGCTTTTGGAGAAGCACAAGGACTATGTCGTTCGGGCGGAAGCTTACCACCGCAAGGAAGAAACAATCAGG AAATTGAAGGAGAAGGCAGCGTTCAAGAACCCAGATGAGTTCTACTTTATGATGATCAAAAGTAAAACTGTTGGTGGAATTCATAAGCCTAA GCCTGAAGCAAATAAGTATACCGAAGAGGAACTTCTGCTGTTGAAAAATAAAGATATGGGATACATCCATCAGAGTATTCAAAGTGGAAAAAAG AAAATTGAAAAGTTGAGTTCTGTGCTTCATGAGCTGGATAACAAGCGTCCAAACAAACATGTTTACTTTGCTGAAGATAG AGAAGAAGCTAAAGAAATACAATCCAGGATAGAACAAAGCAGCAAGTTACCTGGTTTAGACAACATCCCTTCCCGCATAAAGAG GAAGACAGCTTCTTCATACAGGGAGTTAGAAGAGAGGAAACAGAGGCTTCAAAAGCTTGAGAAACTGTATGCAGACATGGCATTGCAAAAGGAATTGAAG AAACCTGGACGCAAGAGGAAACTCCGTGAAGATGAGATGGAGACTCCAACATCACAGCCTGTTTATAAGTGGCGAGCACAAAGGAAGCAGTGA
- the LOC133908966 gene encoding probable U3 small nucleolar RNA-associated protein 11 isoform X3, translating to MSSLRNAIPRRAHKERAQPEARKKFGLLEKHKDYVVRAEAYHRKEETIRKLKEKAAFKNPDEFYFMMIKSKTVGGIHKPKPEANKYTEEELLLLKNKDMGYIHQSIQSGKKKIEKLSSVLHELDNKRPNKHVYFAEDREEAKEIQSRIEQSSKLPGLDNIPSRIKRKTASSYRELEERKQRLQKLEKLYADMALQKELKLFIC from the exons atgtcGTCGCTGCGGAACGCGATCCCGCGGCGCGCTCACAAGGAGCGTGCCCAGCC GGAGGCGAGGAAGAAGTTTGGGCTTTTGGAGAAGCACAAGGACTATGTCGTTCGGGCGGAAGCTTACCACCGCAAGGAAGAAACAATCAGG AAATTGAAGGAGAAGGCAGCGTTCAAGAACCCAGATGAGTTCTACTTTATGATGATCAAAAGTAAAACTGTTGGTGGAATTCATAAGCCTAA GCCTGAAGCAAATAAGTATACCGAAGAGGAACTTCTGCTGTTGAAAAATAAAGATATGGGATACATCCATCAGAGTATTCAAAGTGGAAAAAAG AAAATTGAAAAGTTGAGTTCTGTGCTTCATGAGCTGGATAACAAGCGTCCAAACAAACATGTTTACTTTGCTGAAGATAG AGAAGAAGCTAAAGAAATACAATCCAGGATAGAACAAAGCAGCAAGTTACCTGGTTTAGACAACATCCCTTCCCGCATAAAGAG GAAGACAGCTTCTTCATACAGGGAGTTAGAAGAGAGGAAACAGAGGCTTCAAAAGCTTGAGAAACTGTATGCAGACATGGCATTGCAAAAGGAATTGAAG CTCTTCATTTGCTGA